In one window of Nocardiopsis aegyptia DNA:
- a CDS encoding sensor histidine kinase has translation MSQTGDEPHEHDERYRLSLPHVRLDDLLYEVRARMSDIYETQERIRTLLDAVVSIGEGLHLDPLLLRITETATRLVNARYGALGVIGPDGDLSRFIPVGLRPREIAAIEHWPEGKGILGLLIKEPHALRLSDVRDHPESHGFPEGHPPMRTFLGVPVRIRDQVFGNLYMTDKRDGTRFTEDDELLLRALATAAGAAIENAQLYAHSQSRETWLDASGQITTQLLRGAAPEEVLRLVARRARVMAHAELAVIAMPGPGPGTLTVRVWEADEDDGRDWSEVDGATLACGPETLLGRVYLSGDARMTDASEPGSRGADFLSDLGAGPVLVVPFGPPEGARGVLFLTRSRGGDAFQEGWLGMLSSFADQAAVALELAETRLDSERLTVMEDRDRIARDLHDTVIQRLYATAITLMGTVRRIDDTATAERIQGAVTDLDDTIRQIRSTIFALQRTGSDPSWLRSRVLDLVNGAGDTLGFAPRLLTQGPIENEVDEQVGDHLVAVLRELLSNVSRHAGATRVDVELSVGDDLRLRVVDDGRGIPDHVDRSGLRNVESRARELGGAVTIASAPGQGTTIEWRVPCRIPPAARGPRGHGSRPHGED, from the coding sequence ATGAGTCAGACGGGCGACGAACCGCACGAACACGACGAGCGGTACCGGCTGTCCCTGCCCCACGTGCGGCTGGACGACCTCCTGTACGAGGTCAGGGCGCGCATGTCCGACATCTACGAGACCCAGGAGCGGATCCGCACGCTGTTGGACGCGGTCGTGTCCATCGGTGAGGGCCTGCACCTGGACCCGCTCCTGCTGCGCATCACCGAGACCGCCACCCGCCTGGTCAACGCCCGCTACGGCGCCCTGGGGGTGATCGGGCCCGACGGCGACCTCTCCCGGTTCATCCCGGTCGGCCTCCGGCCCCGGGAGATCGCCGCCATCGAGCACTGGCCCGAGGGCAAGGGCATCCTCGGCCTGCTGATCAAGGAGCCCCACGCGCTGCGGCTGAGCGACGTGCGCGACCACCCCGAATCGCACGGGTTCCCCGAGGGCCACCCGCCGATGCGCACCTTCCTGGGCGTCCCCGTCCGCATCCGCGACCAGGTGTTCGGCAACCTCTACATGACCGACAAGCGCGACGGCACCCGGTTCACCGAGGACGACGAGCTGCTGCTGCGCGCCCTGGCCACGGCAGCGGGCGCCGCCATCGAGAACGCCCAGCTGTACGCCCACTCCCAGAGCCGCGAGACCTGGCTCGACGCCTCCGGGCAGATCACCACCCAGTTGCTCAGGGGCGCCGCCCCCGAGGAGGTGCTGCGGCTGGTCGCCCGGCGCGCCCGCGTCATGGCGCACGCCGAACTCGCCGTCATCGCCATGCCCGGTCCCGGGCCCGGGACGCTCACCGTGCGGGTCTGGGAGGCCGACGAGGACGACGGCCGGGACTGGTCGGAGGTGGACGGGGCCACCCTGGCGTGTGGGCCGGAGACCCTGCTGGGGCGGGTCTACCTCAGTGGCGACGCCCGGATGACCGACGCGTCCGAGCCGGGATCCCGGGGCGCCGACTTCCTGAGCGACCTGGGCGCCGGACCCGTGCTGGTGGTGCCCTTCGGACCGCCCGAGGGCGCCCGGGGCGTCCTGTTCCTGACGCGCTCCCGGGGCGGGGACGCCTTCCAGGAGGGCTGGCTGGGCATGCTGTCCTCCTTCGCCGACCAGGCGGCCGTGGCCCTCGAACTGGCCGAGACCCGGCTCGACTCCGAGCGCCTGACCGTCATGGAGGACCGCGACCGCATCGCCCGCGACCTGCACGACACCGTCATCCAGCGCCTCTACGCCACCGCCATCACCCTGATGGGCACTGTGCGGCGGATCGACGACACCGCGACCGCGGAGCGAATCCAGGGCGCGGTCACCGACCTGGACGACACCATCCGCCAGATCCGCTCGACGATCTTCGCCCTGCAGAGGACCGGCTCCGACCCCTCGTGGCTGCGCTCGCGGGTCCTGGACCTGGTCAACGGCGCCGGCGACACCCTCGGGTTCGCGCCGCGCCTGCTCACCCAGGGTCCCATCGAGAACGAGGTGGACGAGCAGGTCGGCGACCACCTGGTGGCGGTCCTGCGCGAACTGCTGTCCAACGTGAGCCGGCACGCCGGGGCGACCCGGGTGGACGTGGAGCTGTCGGTCGGGGACGACCTGCGGTTGCGGGTGGTCGACGACGGGCGCGGCATCCCCGACCACGTCGACCGCAGCGGGCTGCGCAACGTCGAGTCCCGTGCCCGGGAGCTGGGCGGCGCCGTCACCATCGCCAGCGCTCCGGGGCAGGGCACCACGATCGAGTGGCGGGTGCCCTGCCGGATCCCCCCTGCCGCGCGCGGACCGCGCGGGCACGGCTCACGCCCGCACGGGGAGGACTGA
- a CDS encoding response regulator → MSGDGTIRVFLVDDHEVVRRGVGSLLADEADIDVVGEAGTAARARARIPAIAPDVVVLDVRLPDGDGVTLCREIRSLLPETRILMLTSYSDDEALYGAVMAGASGYILKQIHGTDLVGAVRTVAEGRSLLDPESTTRMLRRLREDAVRQDPLADLTEQERRVLELIGEGLTNREIGIRMYLAEKTVKNYVSRVLAKLGMARRTQAAAFAARLSKGGDRTDR, encoded by the coding sequence ATGAGCGGTGACGGCACCATCCGGGTGTTCCTCGTGGACGACCACGAGGTCGTGCGGCGCGGGGTGGGTTCCCTGCTGGCGGACGAGGCCGACATCGACGTGGTCGGCGAGGCCGGAACGGCGGCGCGGGCCAGGGCCCGGATCCCGGCGATCGCCCCGGACGTCGTCGTGCTGGACGTGCGCCTGCCCGACGGTGACGGCGTCACGCTGTGCCGCGAGATCCGCTCGCTCCTGCCGGAGACCCGCATCCTCATGCTGACCTCCTACTCCGACGACGAGGCGCTCTACGGCGCCGTCATGGCCGGGGCGTCGGGCTACATCCTCAAGCAGATCCACGGCACCGACCTGGTCGGCGCGGTGCGCACCGTTGCCGAGGGCCGGTCCCTGCTCGACCCCGAGTCCACGACCCGGATGCTCCGCCGCCTGCGTGAGGACGCCGTGCGCCAGGACCCCCTGGCCGACCTCACCGAACAGGAGCGGCGTGTCCTGGAACTCATCGGCGAGGGGCTCACCAACCGTGAGATCGGCATCAGGATGTACCTGGCCGAGAAGACGGTGAAGAACTACGTCTCCCGCGTGCTCGCCAAGCTGGGCATGGCGCGGCGCACGCAGGCGGCCGCCTTCGCGGCACGCCTGTCCAAGGGAGGGGACCGGACCGACCGGTAG
- a CDS encoding pyridoxamine 5'-phosphate oxidase family protein — protein MTSSSGADQPAQERGGVTGAPAPPAPRASSDLAGTAQLSEDTELLVGADIAESTDSSFTVLERETCLNLLSTREIGRVAFTIEGDAAPTVLPVNYSLLNDTIVFRSNLAGTVMRHGRGYAAFEVDHFDHERFEGWSVLVSGRCRWIRDTGELSRIPQGRLAKPWAAGVRDQVLKIVPSRISGRRVARG, from the coding sequence ATGACTTCTTCAAGCGGCGCGGACCAGCCGGCGCAGGAGCGCGGGGGTGTCACCGGGGCGCCTGCGCCCCCTGCACCGCGCGCGTCCTCGGACCTGGCGGGCACCGCGCAGTTGAGCGAGGACACGGAACTGCTGGTGGGCGCGGACATCGCCGAGAGCACGGACTCCAGCTTCACCGTGCTGGAGCGCGAGACCTGTCTCAACCTGTTGTCCACGCGCGAGATCGGGCGGGTGGCCTTCACCATCGAGGGTGACGCGGCACCGACGGTGCTGCCGGTCAACTACTCGCTGCTCAACGACACGATCGTGTTCCGGTCCAACCTGGCCGGGACCGTCATGCGGCACGGACGCGGGTATGCCGCCTTCGAGGTGGACCACTTCGACCACGAGCGCTTCGAGGGGTGGAGCGTGCTCGTCTCGGGCCGGTGCCGGTGGATCCGCGACACCGGTGAGCTGAGCCGCATCCCGCAGGGGCGGCTCGCCAAGCCCTGGGCCGCGGGTGTGCGCGACCAGGTACTGAAGATCGTGCCGAGCCGGATCTCCGGACGCCGGGTCGCCAGGGGCTGA
- a CDS encoding DUF6351 family protein, which translates to MLSRRGARVLLGAGAAALAALFTVSGAPLAGLPAVIASALPPSAAPAILPASWSQAPEADPERARPLTVEVLSSRPDTVTAGTALVRVALPASVEPHLVRLAADGADVTGDLRTVVLGDGGLALEGVVTGLPVGGSALVASVRGSDLSARLQVTGHPAAGPVFSGPHQEPFVCDTDGFALHGGGTLGPPLDADCSAESVVRYMYRTTGGAWEELPDRDRVPADAAETTVSTGRTVPYTVRVETGTANRAIYETAMLYTPGERSPDPWHRHAGWNGRLVFRFGGGCAGGWYVQGRSTAGVLDPGMLGRGYAVASSSLNVFGHNCNDLLAAESAAAVKERFVLSYGAPDATLGWGNSGGAYQAHQIADNHPGLLDGIVVAQSFPDVVSSVVPAVADARLLRAYARAHPDALTRERQTAVSGFGHWANIERMADSAVRLDPAGACPDRLPERERYHPEDDPDGARCELFAHTANVYGTDPDTGLPRRPLDNVGVQYGLGALLDGTLDVDAFLHLNEHIGGLDEDGRVVGERMRADPGAVAAAYRTGRVLHGGGGLADVPVVDYRAYQDDTPGGDIHQRFHSFSTRARMVATNGHADNHVMLVESRERGRFSASAPVAGRALAELDVWVDGIREREAAHPGRPRAEHVRAARPEWLVDSCWTGGPAAERVVAGQRPLTGGDPCSDAFPVHTSPRTVAGAPLSSDVLACRLRPFDATEHPADFDERQAERAAEVFADGVCDYSVPGRGQQEPAGTWLRL; encoded by the coding sequence GTGCTGAGCCGTCGCGGCGCGCGGGTCCTGCTCGGCGCCGGTGCGGCCGCGCTGGCCGCCCTCTTCACGGTCTCCGGCGCGCCCCTGGCCGGACTGCCCGCCGTCATCGCCTCCGCGCTGCCTCCCTCCGCCGCGCCCGCGATCCTGCCCGCGTCGTGGTCCCAGGCCCCGGAGGCCGACCCGGAGCGGGCCCGCCCGCTCACCGTCGAGGTGCTCTCCTCGCGCCCGGACACCGTGACGGCCGGTACCGCGCTGGTGCGGGTGGCCCTGCCCGCCTCGGTCGAACCGCACCTGGTGCGGTTGGCCGCCGACGGCGCCGACGTCACCGGGGACCTGCGCACGGTGGTGCTCGGCGACGGCGGGCTCGCGCTGGAGGGCGTGGTCACCGGTCTGCCCGTGGGCGGCTCCGCGCTCGTGGCGTCGGTGCGCGGCTCCGACCTCTCGGCACGGCTCCAGGTCACCGGCCACCCCGCCGCCGGACCGGTGTTCTCCGGCCCGCACCAGGAGCCGTTCGTGTGCGACACCGACGGATTCGCGCTGCACGGCGGCGGGACGCTGGGACCGCCGCTGGACGCGGACTGCTCGGCGGAGAGCGTGGTCAGGTACATGTACCGGACCACCGGCGGAGCGTGGGAGGAGCTGCCCGATCGGGACCGTGTGCCCGCCGACGCGGCGGAGACCACCGTCTCCACGGGACGGACGGTCCCCTACACCGTGCGGGTGGAGACGGGCACGGCCAACCGGGCGATCTACGAGACGGCCATGCTGTACACACCGGGCGAGCGGAGCCCCGACCCCTGGCACCGGCACGCGGGCTGGAACGGCCGGCTCGTGTTCAGGTTCGGCGGCGGGTGCGCGGGCGGCTGGTACGTCCAGGGCCGCTCCACCGCCGGCGTCCTGGACCCCGGCATGCTCGGCCGGGGGTACGCGGTCGCCTCCTCCTCCCTGAACGTGTTCGGCCACAACTGCAACGACCTGCTGGCCGCGGAGAGCGCCGCCGCGGTCAAGGAGCGCTTCGTCCTCTCCTACGGGGCGCCCGACGCGACCCTGGGCTGGGGGAACTCCGGCGGCGCCTACCAGGCGCACCAGATCGCCGACAACCACCCGGGGCTGCTGGACGGGATCGTGGTCGCCCAGAGCTTCCCGGACGTGGTCTCGTCCGTGGTCCCGGCGGTGGCCGACGCCCGCCTGCTGCGCGCCTACGCGCGGGCCCACCCCGACGCACTCACGCGCGAGCGGCAGACGGCGGTGTCGGGGTTCGGGCACTGGGCGAACATCGAGCGCATGGCCGACTCGGCCGTGCGCCTGGACCCCGCGGGCGCGTGCCCCGACCGGCTGCCGGAGCGGGAGCGCTACCACCCCGAGGACGACCCCGACGGCGCCCGCTGCGAACTGTTCGCGCACACGGCCAACGTCTACGGCACCGATCCGGACACCGGTCTGCCACGGCGCCCGCTGGACAACGTCGGCGTCCAGTACGGCCTGGGCGCCCTGCTGGACGGCACACTGGACGTGGACGCGTTCCTGCACCTGAACGAGCACATCGGGGGCCTGGACGAGGACGGCCGTGTGGTCGGCGAGCGGATGCGGGCCGATCCCGGGGCGGTCGCCGCCGCCTACCGGACCGGGCGGGTGCTGCACGGGGGCGGCGGGCTGGCCGACGTCCCCGTGGTGGACTACCGCGCCTACCAGGACGACACCCCGGGCGGGGACATCCACCAGCGCTTCCACTCCTTCTCCACGCGGGCGCGGATGGTCGCGACCAACGGCCACGCCGACAACCACGTGATGCTGGTGGAGTCGCGCGAGCGCGGGCGCTTCTCCGCCTCCGCGCCGGTCGCCGGGCGGGCCCTGGCCGAACTCGACGTGTGGGTGGACGGCATCCGCGAGCGGGAGGCCGCACACCCCGGACGGCCGCGGGCGGAGCACGTGCGCGCGGCCCGGCCGGAGTGGCTGGTGGACTCGTGCTGGACGGGAGGGCCGGCGGCCGAGCGCGTGGTGGCCGGGCAGCGGCCCCTGACCGGGGGCGATCCCTGCTCGGACGCCTTCCCGGTGCACACGTCGCCCCGGACGGTGGCGGGCGCGCCGCTGTCCTCCGACGTCCTGGCGTGCCGGCTGCGGCCCTTCGACGCCACCGAGCACCCGGCCGACTTCGACGAGCGGCAGGCCGAGCGCGCCGCCGAGGTCTTCGCCGACGGGGTGTGCGACTACTCCGTCCCCGGGCGCGGACAGCAGGAGCCGGCCGGGACCTGGCTGCGCCTCTGA
- a CDS encoding ArsR/SmtB family transcription factor has product MSDEEEQGTAVPGPRRRRPATVREAKALAHPLRVRILRLCLHRELTNRELADRLDTTPGTVLYHVRQLVAAGLLVAEPVRTGAGGALEKPYRATGESWWLDGSSPPGDADGTAPVSAFQQELAEAGPRSVRAFARFALHLSDEEVAELDRRILAVLDEYVATDHQRRDRPLYGGAFILHRPAD; this is encoded by the coding sequence ATGAGCGACGAGGAAGAGCAGGGCACCGCCGTCCCGGGGCCGCGCCGGCGGCGCCCGGCCACCGTCCGCGAGGCCAAGGCCCTGGCCCACCCGCTGCGGGTGCGCATCCTGCGCCTGTGCCTGCACCGCGAGCTCACCAACCGCGAACTCGCCGACCGGCTCGACACCACGCCCGGCACCGTCCTGTACCACGTACGGCAGCTCGTGGCCGCGGGCCTGCTCGTCGCCGAGCCCGTGCGCACCGGTGCCGGCGGTGCGCTGGAGAAGCCCTACCGGGCCACGGGCGAGTCCTGGTGGCTGGACGGCTCCAGCCCGCCCGGCGACGCCGACGGTACGGCCCCCGTGAGCGCCTTCCAGCAGGAGTTGGCCGAGGCCGGACCCCGGTCGGTACGCGCCTTCGCGCGCTTCGCCCTGCACCTGTCGGACGAGGAGGTCGCCGAGCTCGACCGCCGTATCCTCGCCGTCCTGGACGAGTACGTGGCCACCGACCACCAGCGCCGGGACCGCCCCCTGTACGGCGGCGCCTTCATCCTGCACCGCCCCGCCGACTGA
- a CDS encoding MFS transporter, whose protein sequence is MFSSPQSDESDDGPDTATTASLGGRFWRLWGASALSNLADGVLKVALPLAALRFTDSPTLIAGVTFALTVPWLLCALPAGALADRVDRRAAMLGANIARGLALTVLALVLASGAASIWTLYAVALCVGVAETVYDTAAQSILPQVVPRRRLSAANGRLHAAELTAQQFVGPPLGGLLVALGLVAAFAAPAGLWLAALGVLVTVGGRYRVARAAPAPLRTDIAEGLRFLWDHRLLRTLAVMVGVSNFATNAAFAVLVLYAVGPDSALGLTEPGYGLLMTATAVGSLLGALGADRVERLLGRARALWLTVPTFALLVGVPGLSTNPYTVAAGLLVGGVGIAVWNVITVSLRQRAVPAALLGRVNSAYRLLAWGTMPLGAAAGGLLAQLLGVRAVFAVMALLVLTLLVPMARLDRASLEEDGGAGDGCR, encoded by the coding sequence ATGTTCTCCTCCCCCCAGTCCGACGAGTCCGACGACGGCCCCGACACCGCCACGACCGCCTCCCTGGGCGGCCGTTTCTGGCGGTTGTGGGGTGCCTCCGCGCTGTCCAACCTGGCCGACGGCGTGCTCAAGGTCGCCCTGCCGCTGGCCGCGCTGCGCTTCACCGACTCCCCGACCCTGATCGCGGGCGTGACCTTCGCGCTCACCGTCCCCTGGCTGCTGTGCGCCCTGCCCGCGGGAGCCCTCGCCGACCGGGTCGACCGGCGTGCGGCCATGCTCGGCGCCAACATCGCCCGCGGCCTCGCGCTCACCGTGCTGGCGCTGGTGCTGGCGTCGGGAGCGGCCTCGATCTGGACGCTGTACGCGGTGGCACTGTGCGTGGGCGTGGCCGAGACCGTCTACGACACCGCCGCGCAGTCGATCCTGCCGCAGGTGGTGCCGCGCCGCCGACTCTCGGCCGCCAATGGGCGCCTGCACGCCGCGGAGCTGACCGCGCAGCAGTTCGTCGGCCCGCCGCTGGGCGGTCTGCTCGTGGCGCTGGGCCTGGTCGCCGCGTTCGCCGCGCCGGCCGGTCTGTGGCTGGCGGCGCTGGGCGTCCTGGTGACCGTGGGCGGACGCTACCGGGTCGCGCGGGCGGCGCCGGCGCCGCTGCGGACCGACATCGCCGAGGGCCTGCGGTTCCTGTGGGATCACCGCCTGCTGCGCACCCTCGCGGTCATGGTGGGCGTGTCCAACTTCGCGACCAACGCGGCGTTCGCCGTGCTGGTGCTGTACGCGGTCGGCCCGGACTCGGCCCTGGGCCTGACCGAGCCTGGCTACGGGCTGCTGATGACCGCCACGGCCGTGGGCAGCCTGCTCGGCGCGCTGGGCGCCGACCGGGTCGAGCGGCTCCTCGGCCGTGCGCGGGCGCTGTGGCTGACCGTCCCGACCTTCGCCCTCCTGGTCGGCGTGCCCGGGCTGAGCACGAACCCGTACACGGTGGCGGCCGGCCTCCTGGTCGGTGGCGTCGGGATCGCGGTGTGGAACGTCATCACGGTGTCGCTGCGCCAGCGGGCCGTCCCCGCCGCCCTGCTCGGCCGGGTCAACAGCGCCTACCGGCTGCTGGCGTGGGGGACCATGCCGCTGGGCGCGGCCGCGGGCGGGCTCCTCGCCCAGCTCCTGGGCGTGCGCGCGGTGTTCGCGGTGATGGCGCTGCTGGTCCTGACGCTGCTCGTGCCGATGGCGCGGCTCGACCGCGCTTCGCTGGAGGAGGACGGCGGGGCCGGGGACGGCTGCCGTTAA
- a CDS encoding phosphotransferase: MTDLWPSGPDETPLTGGNVAAEVVRAGATVRKPWLRSSRSVLDLLRYLERRGFGGAPAGLGRDERGRQVLAYAPGTMADRMAPMTAVELGRVGAMIRRLHDLTAEYRPPADAVWDVWLPPLREEVVCHHDLAPWNLVRDGDRWVFVDWDGAAPGSRMEDLGYAAHGFVPLHADGDPRADARRLRALADGYGCDGAQRRELPDAVLYRVRGMFHTLEEGARAGVQPWARLHAEGHAEHWGPAADYVERHRDVWLAALTSP; the protein is encoded by the coding sequence ATGACGGACCTGTGGCCCTCGGGGCCGGACGAGACACCGCTGACGGGCGGCAACGTGGCCGCGGAGGTCGTGCGGGCGGGCGCGACCGTGCGCAAGCCCTGGCTCCGGTCCTCGCGGTCGGTGCTGGACCTGCTGCGGTACCTGGAGCGCCGGGGTTTCGGGGGCGCCCCGGCCGGGCTGGGGCGGGACGAGCGCGGTCGGCAGGTGCTGGCGTACGCGCCGGGGACGATGGCCGACCGGATGGCGCCGATGACGGCGGTCGAACTGGGCCGGGTCGGTGCGATGATCCGCCGCCTGCACGACCTGACCGCCGAGTACCGTCCCCCGGCCGACGCGGTGTGGGACGTGTGGCTGCCGCCGCTGCGCGAGGAGGTCGTGTGCCACCACGACCTCGCGCCCTGGAACCTGGTCCGCGACGGCGACCGCTGGGTCTTCGTCGACTGGGACGGCGCCGCCCCGGGCTCGCGGATGGAGGATCTGGGCTACGCCGCGCACGGCTTCGTCCCCCTGCACGCGGACGGGGACCCGCGGGCCGACGCCCGCCGCCTGCGCGCGCTGGCCGACGGGTACGGCTGTGACGGCGCCCAGCGGCGGGAGCTGCCCGACGCGGTCCTGTACCGGGTGCGCGGCATGTTCCACACCCTGGAGGAGGGGGCGCGCGCGGGCGTGCAGCCGTGGGCCCGGCTGCACGCGGAGGGGCACGCCGAGCACTGGGGCCCGGCGGCCGACTACGTCGAGCGGCACCGCGACGTGTGGCTTGCGGCCCTGACCTCCCCCTGA
- a CDS encoding class I SAM-dependent DNA methyltransferase, producing MPNFADFDTRHYRTVDVATGYDGWSSTYEDSVLDAMDLALLDGLTRPDWAAVRRAADLGCGTGRTGAWLRGRGAAHVDGVDLSAGMLKLAGERGAHDSLTQGDVRASGLPEGAYDLVIASLIDEHLPDLGPLYAEAGRLAAPGGTFALVAYHPQFMMVSGMPTHFTDDSGEDVAIATHVHLLSDHVRAAMAAGWRLAELSEATVDDDWVAAKPTWERFRGHPISAALVWELPA from the coding sequence ATGCCGAACTTCGCGGACTTCGACACCCGCCACTACCGCACCGTCGACGTGGCCACCGGCTACGACGGCTGGTCGAGCACCTACGAGGACTCCGTCCTGGACGCCATGGACCTGGCGCTGTTGGACGGCCTCACCCGCCCCGACTGGGCCGCCGTCCGGCGCGCCGCCGACCTGGGCTGCGGCACCGGGCGCACGGGCGCCTGGCTGCGCGGCCGGGGCGCGGCGCACGTGGACGGCGTCGACCTCAGCGCCGGCATGCTGAAGCTGGCCGGGGAGCGCGGCGCGCACGACAGCCTCACCCAGGGCGACGTGCGCGCGAGCGGCCTGCCCGAGGGCGCCTACGACCTGGTGATCGCCTCACTGATCGACGAGCACCTGCCCGACCTGGGCCCCCTCTACGCCGAGGCCGGGCGCCTGGCCGCCCCGGGCGGGACCTTCGCCCTGGTCGCCTACCACCCGCAGTTCATGATGGTGTCGGGCATGCCCACGCACTTCACCGACGACTCCGGGGAGGACGTGGCCATCGCGACCCACGTGCACCTGCTCAGCGACCACGTGCGCGCGGCCATGGCCGCCGGGTGGCGGCTGGCGGAGCTGTCGGAGGCCACGGTGGACGACGACTGGGTCGCCGCCAAGCCCACGTGGGAACGCTTCCGCGGCCATCCCATCTCCGCGGCCCTGGTGTGGGAACTCCCGGCCTGA
- the erm gene encoding ErmE/ErmH/ErmO/ErmR family 23S rRNA (adenine(2058)-N(6))-methyltransferase: MARTARPRRTSAGDTRRRLSQNFLADPGTARRVVRLAGIGPDDLVVEVGPGDGALTRFLVPAAGRVTAYELDPRLADRLAARYRDRPLRVVCADFTRARPPRGRFAVVGNIPYARTADIVRWCLAAPGLTRATLVTQLEYARKRTGAYGRWSRLTVLTWPEWSWSLAGRIDRGRFRPVPHVDSGILVLQRRARPLVAPERGPAYRRLVDLGFGGVGGSLGASLRRAHPARRVAAALRAARVPPHAPVGAVSPDQWLTVFHTLDG; this comes from the coding sequence GTGGCACGTACAGCACGCCCGCGACGCACCTCCGCCGGAGACACCCGGCGCCGTCTGTCCCAGAACTTCCTCGCCGATCCCGGTACCGCCCGCCGCGTGGTGCGCCTGGCCGGGATCGGGCCCGACGACCTGGTGGTCGAGGTCGGCCCCGGCGACGGCGCGCTCACCCGCTTCCTCGTCCCCGCGGCCGGCCGGGTGACCGCCTACGAACTCGACCCGCGCCTGGCCGACCGCCTGGCCGCGCGCTACCGCGACCGGCCGCTGCGGGTGGTGTGCGCCGACTTCACCCGGGCGCGCCCACCGCGCGGCCGCTTCGCAGTGGTGGGCAACATCCCCTACGCCCGCACCGCCGACATCGTGCGGTGGTGCCTGGCCGCTCCGGGCCTGACCCGGGCCACGCTGGTGACGCAACTGGAGTACGCGCGCAAACGCACCGGCGCCTACGGGCGCTGGAGCCGCTTGACGGTGCTGACGTGGCCGGAGTGGTCCTGGTCGCTGGCGGGGCGGATCGACCGCGGCCGGTTCCGGCCGGTGCCCCATGTGGACTCCGGGATCCTCGTGCTCCAACGGCGCGCGCGGCCCCTCGTGGCTCCGGAGCGCGGTCCTGCCTACCGGCGCCTGGTGGATCTGGGGTTCGGCGGCGTGGGCGGGTCGTTGGGCGCCTCGCTGCGCCGGGCGCATCCCGCCCGCCGGGTGGCGGCGGCGCTGCGCGCGGCGCGGGTCCCGCCGCACGCCCCCGTGGGGGCGGTCTCCCCCGACCAGTGGCTGACCGTGTTCCACACGCTCGACGGGTGA
- a CDS encoding RNA-guided endonuclease InsQ/TnpB family protein, which yields MKVVVRIKLLPSPEQAQALQATLDACNRAASAASQVAFDTGTTHKYALQKRVYTTLKAEFGLSAQPAVRVVGKVADAYTTRTTHLRNGLLGRQGSKRRARTESTPIRFRPDAAQPFDARCLSWQLDARTVSIWTTRGRMKDLAFTGSPDQLTMLAEHRQGESDLLCLDGVWFLSATCEVPEKPLNTDPAGFVGVDLGIVEIATTSTGDRFAGRGLNRYRRRQNRLRAKLQRKNTKSAKRVLKRLRRREARRARDVNHRISKSIVERAERTGHGIALEDLKGIRGRVRQAKHQRSTLHSWGFAQLRDFITYKARRAGVPVVVVDPAYSSQSCSECDHTSRRNRPSRAVFSCTACGVVLHADTNASRNLARRGEVVWNAGRLSAAPTPPLERGWTREASYHPGGTLPASLWLQPQVVD from the coding sequence ATGAAGGTGGTCGTCCGGATCAAGCTGCTGCCCTCGCCGGAACAGGCGCAGGCGCTCCAGGCGACCCTTGACGCCTGCAACCGGGCCGCGAGCGCCGCCTCCCAGGTAGCGTTCGACACCGGTACCACCCACAAGTACGCCCTCCAAAAGCGCGTCTACACGACTCTGAAGGCCGAGTTCGGGCTGTCGGCGCAGCCCGCGGTGCGGGTGGTCGGCAAAGTCGCCGACGCCTACACCACCCGCACCACCCACCTGCGCAACGGTCTGCTGGGCCGCCAGGGGTCCAAACGGCGGGCACGCACCGAGTCCACGCCGATCAGGTTCCGCCCCGACGCCGCCCAGCCCTTCGACGCGCGGTGCCTGTCCTGGCAACTGGACGCCCGCACCGTGTCGATCTGGACCACCCGGGGCCGGATGAAGGACCTGGCCTTCACCGGCTCACCCGACCAGCTCACGATGCTGGCCGAACACCGCCAGGGCGAGAGCGACCTGCTGTGCCTGGACGGGGTGTGGTTTCTTTCCGCGACGTGTGAGGTGCCCGAGAAGCCGCTGAACACCGACCCGGCCGGGTTCGTGGGGGTGGATCTGGGGATCGTGGAGATCGCCACCACCTCCACCGGCGACAGGTTCGCGGGCCGTGGGCTGAACCGGTACCGCAGGCGGCAGAACCGGTTGCGGGCGAAACTGCAGAGGAAGAACACCAAGAGCGCCAAGCGGGTGCTCAAGCGCCTGCGCCGCCGGGAGGCCCGGCGGGCGCGGGATGTCAACCACCGGATTTCGAAGAGCATCGTGGAGCGGGCCGAACGCACCGGCCACGGCATCGCCCTGGAGGATTTGAAGGGCATCCGTGGCCGGGTACGGCAGGCCAAACACCAACGTTCCACTTTGCATTCGTGGGGTTTCGCCCAGCTGCGGGACTTCATCACCTACAAAGCACGCAGGGCTGGAGTCCCGGTCGTGGTCGTGGACCCGGCCTACTCCTCCCAGTCCTGTTCGGAGTGCGACCACACCAGTCGGCGCAACCGGCCTTCCCGGGCCGTGTTCTCCTGCACCGCCTGTGGTGTGGTGTTGCACGCCGATACCAATGCTTCCCGCAACCTCGCCCGCAGAGGCGAGGTTGTGTGGAACGCGGGGCGCCTGTCAGCCGCCCCTACCCCCCCCCTCGAGCGGGGTTGGACGCGGGAGGCCTCCTACCACCCAGGTGGGACCCTACCCGCAAGCCTGTGGCTTCAGCCACAGGTAGTTGACTGA